The following proteins are co-located in the Micromonospora viridifaciens genome:
- a CDS encoding HAD family hydrolase — translation MILPLPPGDFRAYLFDCDGTIADSMPLHYTAWCAALDEWGCEFPEELFYAWGGRPIADIVAALNERHGLAMPVDVVVRRQEELYQRSLPELTAVPGVLAHIEDAHGRIPFAVVSGSTREGVTASLGTLGLLDRFQELVCAGDYTRPKPDPEAFLLAARLLGVPPADCLVFEDTDLGIQAATAAGMAAVRVPAPWERAAAV, via the coding sequence GTGATCCTGCCTCTGCCGCCCGGCGACTTCCGCGCGTACCTGTTCGACTGCGACGGCACCATCGCCGACTCGATGCCGCTGCACTACACGGCCTGGTGCGCGGCGCTGGACGAGTGGGGCTGCGAGTTCCCCGAGGAGTTGTTCTACGCCTGGGGCGGCCGGCCGATCGCCGACATCGTCGCCGCGCTCAACGAGCGGCACGGGCTGGCGATGCCGGTCGACGTCGTCGTGCGGCGCCAGGAGGAGCTGTACCAGCGGTCGCTGCCCGAACTGACCGCCGTGCCGGGGGTGCTGGCGCACATCGAGGACGCCCATGGCCGGATCCCGTTCGCCGTGGTCTCCGGCAGCACCCGGGAAGGCGTCACCGCCTCGCTCGGCACGCTGGGTCTGCTCGACCGGTTCCAGGAGCTGGTCTGCGCCGGGGACTACACCCGGCCCAAGCCCGATCCGGAGGCGTTCCTGCTCGCCGCCCGCTTGCTCGGCGTACCCCCGGCGGACTGCCTGGTCTTCGAGGACACCGACCTGGGTATCCAGGCCGCGACGGCGGCGGGCATGGCGGCGGTCCGCGTACCGGCGCCGTGGGAGCGGGCAGCAGCGGTGTGA
- a CDS encoding MarR family winged helix-turn-helix transcriptional regulator, whose translation MTERLSPERMAAWRAYIEASQRLFTQLEDDLRADSELSFADYHVLVLLSEAPGQRLRMGELAGRLVFSPSRLTYQISSMQKRGLVARESCAQDRRGSEAVLTAAGLLALREAAPHHLRSVRTHLMDDLDDAEVACLTRVFERLGRRLYADRDASSTPADK comes from the coding sequence ATGACCGAGCGTCTGAGCCCCGAGCGGATGGCCGCCTGGCGCGCGTACATCGAGGCGAGCCAGCGGCTGTTCACCCAGCTCGAGGACGACCTGCGCGCCGACAGCGAGCTCAGCTTCGCCGACTACCACGTGCTGGTGCTGCTCTCCGAGGCGCCGGGGCAGCGGCTGCGGATGGGCGAGCTGGCCGGCCGGCTGGTGTTCTCCCCGAGCCGGCTGACGTACCAGATCTCCTCCATGCAGAAGCGCGGCCTGGTCGCCCGGGAGTCCTGCGCGCAGGACCGACGGGGCAGCGAGGCCGTGCTGACCGCGGCCGGCCTGCTGGCGCTGCGCGAGGCCGCGCCGCACCACCTGCGCTCCGTGCGCACCCACCTGATGGACGACCTCGACGACGCCGAGGTCGCCTGCCTCACCCGGGTCTTCGAGCGGCTCGGCCGGCGCCTGTACGCCGACCGCGACGCGTCGTCCACCCCGGCCGACAAGTAA
- a CDS encoding class I SAM-dependent methyltransferase, with amino-acid sequence MRSIDYDQEQYQDYARGRALTQQQLQVWLSAFAAVLPERRPLVGLDVGSGTGRFTPALAEAFGPVTGVEPSVRMREVAQTQSQHPGVRYLAGAAEDMPVPSGSADYALLFLSWHHVKDKPRAARELARVLRSGGRLLLRANFSDHHPRPWWLGHFPRGYEVDASLFQPLHEVIAMFTSVGWRVASFGTVTEPSSGTYGDMLERLRLRTLSFFGQLSPDELEAGFRRLEQAVAADPGAPAPVFAEPLLTLELR; translated from the coding sequence ATGAGGTCGATCGACTACGACCAGGAGCAGTACCAGGACTACGCGCGCGGCCGCGCGCTCACCCAGCAGCAACTGCAGGTATGGCTCAGCGCCTTTGCCGCGGTGCTGCCCGAGCGGCGTCCGCTGGTGGGGCTGGACGTCGGCTCCGGGACCGGCAGGTTCACCCCCGCGCTGGCGGAAGCGTTCGGGCCAGTCACCGGCGTCGAGCCGTCGGTCCGCATGCGCGAGGTTGCGCAGACACAGTCCCAGCATCCCGGCGTGCGGTATCTGGCAGGCGCCGCCGAGGACATGCCAGTGCCGTCCGGCAGCGCCGACTACGCACTCCTGTTCCTGTCCTGGCACCACGTCAAGGACAAGCCCCGGGCAGCCCGGGAGTTGGCCAGGGTGCTCAGGTCCGGCGGGCGGCTGCTACTGCGCGCGAATTTCAGCGACCACCATCCCCGGCCGTGGTGGCTGGGGCACTTCCCCCGCGGTTACGAGGTGGACGCCTCGCTGTTTCAGCCGCTGCACGAGGTCATCGCGATGTTCACGTCGGTCGGCTGGCGCGTTGCCAGCTTCGGCACGGTCACCGAGCCGTCCTCGGGCACCTACGGGGACATGCTCGAACGGCTGCGCCTGCGTACCCTCTCGTTCTTCGGGCAGCTCAGTCCCGACGAACTGGAGGCCGGCTTCCGCCGACTGGAGCAGGCGGTTGCCGCAGACCCCGGCGCACCAGCGCCGGTGTTCGCTGAGCCACTGCTCACGCTCGAACTGCGCTGA
- a CDS encoding SigB/SigF/SigG family RNA polymerase sigma factor, translating into MTAHTISEQRTRPSTSEKLDPRGLTDSAADLLAAMAALPANHPSRPALRDRAIEAWLPLANHLAQRYSGRGEPTDDLAQTAAVGLIKAIDKFDPSRGVDFAGYAIPTIIGELKRHFRDRTWDIRVPRRLQELRLAISDANSSLLQTLGRSPTVADIAAHLKITEEEVLEGLEGARAYNAVSLSTPTGDGDRATELGDLLGDEDGEFELAELRVALGPALATLDEREQRILTLRFYGNLTQSQIAEQVGVSQMHVSRLLARALNKLRGQLDGAY; encoded by the coding sequence ATGACCGCGCACACGATCAGCGAGCAGCGGACCAGACCGTCCACCTCCGAGAAACTCGACCCGCGCGGGCTCACCGACAGCGCCGCCGACCTGCTCGCCGCGATGGCCGCGCTGCCCGCCAACCATCCGTCGCGCCCCGCGCTGCGCGACCGGGCCATCGAGGCGTGGCTGCCGCTCGCCAACCACCTCGCCCAGCGGTACAGCGGCCGGGGCGAGCCCACCGACGACCTGGCGCAGACCGCCGCGGTCGGCCTGATCAAGGCGATCGACAAGTTCGACCCCTCCCGCGGCGTCGATTTCGCCGGCTACGCCATCCCGACCATCATCGGCGAGCTCAAGCGGCACTTCCGCGACCGCACCTGGGACATCCGGGTGCCCCGCCGGCTCCAGGAGCTGCGGCTGGCCATCTCCGACGCGAACAGTTCGCTGCTGCAGACCCTCGGCCGCTCGCCGACGGTCGCCGACATCGCCGCCCACCTCAAGATCACCGAGGAGGAGGTCCTGGAGGGCCTGGAGGGCGCCCGCGCGTACAACGCGGTGTCGCTGTCCACCCCCACCGGCGACGGTGACCGGGCCACCGAGCTGGGCGACCTGCTCGGCGACGAGGACGGCGAGTTCGAGCTGGCCGAGCTGCGGGTCGCCCTGGGCCCGGCGCTGGCCACGCTCGACGAACGCGAGCAGCGGATCCTCACCCTGCGCTTCTACGGCAACCTGACCCAGTCGCAGATCGCCGAGCAGGTCGGCGTGTCCCAGATGCACGTGTCCCGGCTGCTGGCCCGGGCCCTGAACAAGCTGCGCGGGCAGCTGGACGGAGCGTACTAG
- a CDS encoding metallophosphoesterase family protein: MELVITADTHVPRRARDLPASLWAAIDAADVVLHAGDWVDVSLLDAVAARARRLVGVYGNNDGPPLRARLPEVARVELAGLRVAVVHETGPKTRREERCAARFPDCDLLVFGHSHIPWDSVAPSGLRLLNPGSPTDRRAQPYATYLTARAAAGRLDEVELHRLPPR, from the coding sequence ATGGAGCTGGTGATCACCGCCGACACGCACGTGCCGAGGCGGGCGCGGGACCTGCCCGCGTCGCTCTGGGCGGCGATCGACGCCGCCGACGTGGTGCTGCACGCGGGGGACTGGGTCGACGTGTCGCTGCTGGACGCCGTGGCGGCCCGGGCCCGCCGGCTGGTCGGCGTGTACGGCAACAACGACGGGCCACCGCTTCGCGCCCGGCTCCCCGAGGTGGCCCGGGTCGAGCTGGCCGGGCTGCGGGTGGCGGTGGTGCACGAGACCGGACCGAAGACCCGCCGGGAGGAACGCTGCGCGGCCCGCTTCCCCGACTGCGACCTGCTCGTCTTCGGGCACTCGCACATCCCGTGGGACAGCGTCGCCCCGAGCGGGCTGCGCCTGCTCAACCCGGGCTCACCCACCGACCGGCGGGCCCAGCCGTACGCGACCTACCTCACCGCCCGGGCGGCGGCGGGACGGCTCGACGAGGTCGAGCTGCACCGCCTGCCCCCGCGCTGA
- a CDS encoding ATP-dependent RNA helicase — MLSEVSFDLPVRAVLPALAEALRAAGTAVLVAPPGTGKTTLAPLAVAGEVAGRVVVAEPRRVAARAAAHRMAALLGERVGGRIGYAVRGERRVGPDTRVEVVTTGLLVRRLQHDPELPGVGAVLLDECHERQLDADLALAFSVDARGALRPDLWLLAMSATPQADRFAALLGEPGRPAPVVRAAAALHPVTRIWAPPPRPVTPPGGGRVAPALLDHVAATVRRALREQAGDVLVFLPGAGEIAAVAARLADLPDSVAVLPLHGRLPAAAQDAALRLRPIEGDAPQPRPIEGDAPRAFRLGAPGAAPGPGTADRRRVVLATAVAESSLTVPGVRVVVDAGLSRVPRTDLARGLGALVTVPVSRAGATQRAGRAGREAPGVVYRCWSEATHGHLAAQPEPEIATADLTGFALELAAWGDPDGVGLALPDPPPPAALTVARETLTTLGAVDADGRITARGRAIAAVGAHPRLARALLDGAERVGADRAAEVVALLAEETLTRAGDDLTALWRRLRTATADPATTARWRTEVRRLRATLAPPPRDLAVAAWADGAKATSREPKVQDRGGPAGRLPDDLAAGVVVGLAYPERLGRVRRGGGSAYLMAGGTAAELAAGSGLAGSAWLAIAVADRSPGAPAARIRLATPLDEATAREAGGPLLRTDREVGWFGGEVVAREVVRLGAIELVDRPLAAPDPERVAEAVLTGLRETGLGLLTWTPEAAALRRRLAFCRHALGDDWPDVSDPALLADAPTWLGPELAGARRRADLGRIDVAAALRRLLDWRQAARLDELAPERLAVPSGSRIRVDYADPAAPVLAVKLQETFGWRDAPRIADGRVPVLLHLLSPAGRPVAVTADLASFWRVGYPQVRAELRGRYPRHPWPEDPTTAEPTRHTTPRRR; from the coding sequence GTGCTTTCGGAGGTGTCGTTCGACCTGCCGGTGCGGGCGGTGCTGCCGGCGCTGGCCGAGGCGCTGCGCGCGGCCGGCACGGCGGTCCTGGTGGCGCCGCCCGGCACCGGCAAGACCACCCTCGCTCCCCTAGCGGTGGCCGGCGAGGTCGCCGGGCGGGTGGTGGTCGCCGAGCCGCGCCGGGTGGCGGCCCGGGCCGCCGCGCACCGGATGGCCGCCCTGCTCGGCGAACGCGTCGGCGGCCGGATCGGGTACGCCGTCCGCGGCGAGCGCCGGGTCGGGCCGGACACCCGCGTCGAGGTGGTCACCACCGGCCTGCTGGTGCGGCGGCTGCAGCACGACCCGGAGCTGCCGGGGGTCGGCGCGGTGCTGCTCGACGAGTGCCACGAGCGGCAACTCGACGCCGACCTGGCGCTGGCCTTCAGCGTGGACGCCCGGGGCGCACTCCGGCCCGACCTGTGGCTGCTGGCGATGTCCGCCACCCCGCAGGCCGACCGGTTCGCCGCGCTGCTGGGCGAGCCCGGCCGACCCGCGCCCGTGGTCCGGGCGGCGGCGGCCCTGCACCCGGTGACCCGGATCTGGGCGCCGCCGCCCCGGCCGGTCACCCCGCCGGGCGGGGGCCGGGTCGCGCCGGCGCTGCTGGACCACGTGGCCGCCACGGTCCGCCGCGCGCTGCGCGAGCAGGCGGGGGACGTGCTGGTCTTCCTGCCCGGGGCCGGTGAGATCGCGGCGGTCGCCGCCCGCCTGGCCGACCTGCCCGACTCGGTCGCGGTCCTGCCGCTGCACGGCCGGCTGCCGGCCGCGGCGCAGGACGCCGCGCTGCGGCTCCGCCCCATCGAGGGCGACGCGCCACAGCCCCGCCCCATCGAGGGCGACGCGCCTCGCGCTTTCCGGCTCGGCGCGCCGGGCGCCGCACCGGGGCCCGGAACGGCCGACCGGCGGCGCGTGGTGCTGGCCACCGCGGTGGCCGAGAGCAGCCTGACCGTGCCCGGCGTACGCGTGGTGGTGGACGCCGGGCTGAGCCGGGTGCCCCGCACCGACCTGGCCCGCGGACTGGGTGCGCTGGTGACGGTGCCGGTGTCCCGGGCGGGGGCCACCCAGCGGGCCGGCCGGGCCGGGCGGGAGGCCCCCGGCGTGGTCTACCGGTGCTGGTCGGAGGCGACCCACGGGCACCTCGCCGCGCAGCCCGAGCCCGAGATCGCCACGGCCGACCTGACCGGCTTCGCGCTGGAGCTGGCCGCCTGGGGCGATCCGGACGGCGTCGGGCTGGCGCTGCCCGATCCGCCGCCGCCGGCCGCCCTCACGGTCGCCCGGGAGACCCTCACCACGCTGGGCGCGGTGGACGCGGATGGCCGGATCACCGCCCGGGGACGGGCCATCGCGGCGGTCGGGGCTCATCCCCGGCTGGCCCGGGCGCTGCTGGACGGGGCGGAGCGGGTCGGTGCCGACCGGGCCGCCGAGGTGGTCGCCCTGCTCGCCGAGGAGACCCTCACCCGCGCCGGCGACGACCTCACCGCGCTCTGGCGCCGCCTCCGCACCGCCACCGCCGACCCCGCCACCACCGCCCGCTGGCGCACCGAAGTACGCCGCCTCCGCGCCACCCTCGCCCCACCTCCTCGCGATCTTGCAGTTGCTGCCTGGGCGGACGGGGCAAAAGCCACATCACGCGAGCCCAAAGTGCAAGATCGCGGGGGGCCGGCGGGGCGGCTGCCCGATGACCTCGCGGCGGGGGTGGTGGTGGGGTTGGCGTATCCGGAGCGGTTGGGGAGGGTGCGGCGGGGTGGGGGGTCGGCGTACCTGATGGCGGGCGGGACCGCCGCGGAGCTGGCGGCCGGGTCGGGGCTGGCCGGATCGGCGTGGCTGGCGATCGCGGTGGCCGACCGTTCCCCCGGCGCGCCGGCCGCCCGGATCCGGCTCGCCACCCCGCTCGACGAGGCGACCGCGCGGGAGGCCGGCGGGCCGCTGCTGCGGACCGATCGCGAGGTCGGCTGGTTCGGCGGGGAGGTGGTGGCCCGCGAGGTGGTCCGGCTCGGCGCGATCGAACTGGTCGACCGGCCCCTGGCAGCGCCGGACCCGGAGCGGGTGGCCGAGGCGGTGCTGACCGGGCTGCGCGAGACCGGGCTGGGTCTGCTGACCTGGACGCCGGAGGCGGCGGCGCTGCGCCGGCGGCTGGCCTTCTGCCGGCACGCGCTCGGCGACGACTGGCCCGACGTGTCCGATCCGGCGCTGCTCGCCGACGCGCCCACCTGGCTCGGCCCCGAGCTGGCCGGGGCCCGCCGCCGGGCCGACCTGGGCCGGATCGACGTCGCGGCGGCGCTGCGCCGACTGCTGGACTGGCGGCAGGCGGCCCGGCTGGACGAGCTGGCGCCGGAGCGGCTCGCCGTGCCCAGCGGCTCCCGGATCCGGGTGGACTACGCCGACCCGGCCGCCCCGGTGCTCGCGGTGAAGCTCCAGGAGACCTTCGGCTGGCGGGACGCGCCGCGGATCGCCGACGGCCGGGTGCCGGTGCTGCTGCACCTACTCTCCCCCGCCGGCCGGCCGGTGGCGGTCACCGCCGACCTGGCCTCGTTCTGGCGGGTGGGCTATCCGCAGGTGCGGGCGGAGCTGCGCGGCCGCTACCCACGGCACCCGTGGCCGGAGGACCCGACCACCGCCGAGCCGACCCGGCACACCACGCCGCGCCGCCGCTGA
- a CDS encoding DMT family transporter: MAYLFLLGAITAEVIGTSLLKATDGFTRLWPTLGLAVAYVSSFGLLALAVKEIPVGVAYAIWSGLGTAAIMAIGAAFLGEPLSVAKVMGAGLVIAGVVVLNLDGAH; this comes from the coding sequence ATGGCGTACCTGTTCCTGCTGGGCGCGATCACCGCGGAGGTGATCGGCACCAGCCTGCTCAAGGCGACCGACGGCTTCACCCGGCTCTGGCCGACGCTCGGGCTGGCGGTGGCGTACGTGTCGTCGTTCGGGCTGCTCGCCCTGGCGGTGAAGGAGATCCCGGTCGGCGTCGCGTACGCGATCTGGTCCGGGCTCGGCACCGCCGCGATCATGGCGATCGGCGCGGCCTTTCTAGGTGAGCCGCTCAGCGTCGCGAAGGTGATGGGCGCCGGCCTGGTGATCGCCGGGGTGGTTGTGCTCAACCTCGACGGCGCGCACTGA
- a CDS encoding GNAT family N-acetyltransferase, with amino-acid sequence MKRSRIARADELTEVQRIEVASGAPFREIGMVDVADMPPLPMDVLADRQRAGRLWVAVDDDNSGSAGGHNSASAPLGGAPDRMKAGLPPRRDLEPSADQPVGFAVVDLVDGCAHVLQLSVDPAYARRGIGRGLLDHVAGWAAGRGLPALTLTTFRSVPWNGPYYARCGFRELTGPEVTPGLAELLAAEAALGLDPADRIAMRRPVG; translated from the coding sequence GTGAAACGCAGCAGGATCGCCCGGGCCGACGAGTTGACCGAGGTGCAGCGGATCGAGGTGGCCTCCGGGGCTCCGTTTCGCGAGATCGGCATGGTCGACGTCGCCGACATGCCGCCGCTGCCGATGGACGTGCTGGCCGACCGCCAGCGGGCCGGCCGGCTGTGGGTGGCGGTGGACGACGACAACTCCGGTTCGGCTGGCGGCCATAATTCGGCCTCCGCGCCGCTTGGCGGCGCTCCGGACCGAATGAAGGCCGGTCTGCCGCCGCGCCGCGACCTGGAGCCGTCGGCAGATCAGCCCGTCGGCTTCGCGGTGGTCGACCTGGTGGACGGCTGCGCGCACGTCCTGCAGCTCAGCGTTGACCCGGCGTACGCCCGGCGGGGGATCGGGCGGGGGCTGCTCGATCACGTGGCCGGGTGGGCGGCCGGGCGGGGGCTGCCGGCGTTGACGCTGACCACCTTCCGCAGCGTGCCGTGGAACGGGCCGTACTACGCGCGCTGCGGGTTCCGGGAGCTGACCGGCCCGGAGGTCACCCCGGGGCTGGCCGAGCTGCTGGCGGCCGAGGCGGCGCTGGGACTGGACCCGGCCGACCGGATCGCCATGCGCCGGCCGGTCGGCTGA
- a CDS encoding flavin reductase gives MSRPGRPHVPMRPLWRCRACGADWPCQPARLALLVEYRDDRTALLIYLGALMQEAGDQLAQLNGHTRPPGLADRFLTWARARGHDPGVPQHDRDPGDPPA, from the coding sequence GTGAGCCGGCCGGGGCGACCGCACGTACCGATGCGCCCGCTGTGGCGGTGCCGGGCGTGCGGCGCGGACTGGCCGTGCCAACCGGCGCGGCTGGCGCTGCTGGTCGAGTACCGCGACGACCGTACGGCGCTCCTGATCTACCTGGGCGCGCTGATGCAGGAGGCGGGGGACCAGCTCGCTCAGCTCAACGGCCACACCCGCCCGCCCGGCCTGGCCGACCGCTTCCTCACCTGGGCCCGCGCCCGCGGCCACGACCCCGGCGTCCCCCAGCATGATCGCGACCCGGGCGACCCCCCGGCATGA
- a CDS encoding DUF397 domain-containing protein has protein sequence MADLTGAQWRTSTRSSSNGGDCVEVADNLPGVILVRDSKDRTGGMLRFTPTAWQAFVGGLGEPGHR, from the coding sequence ATGGCTGACCTGACCGGCGCCCAGTGGCGCACCAGCACCCGCAGCAGCTCCAACGGCGGCGACTGCGTCGAGGTCGCCGACAACCTCCCCGGCGTGATCCTGGTCCGCGACTCCAAGGACCGCACCGGTGGCATGCTGCGCTTCACCCCGACCGCCTGGCAGGCGTTCGTCGGCGGCCTCGGGGAGCCCGGCCACCGCTGA
- a CDS encoding pirin family protein yields the protein MPAITVDDVLVLPRLPQLDESTTFRPVRRLTTAPSGYEGEGFPVRRAFAGVPLTELDPFIHLDQMGEVDYAPGEPKGTAWHPHRGFETVTYMIDGIMDHQDSQGGGGTITDGDTQWMTAGSGLLHIEAPPEHLVMSGGLFHGLQLWVNLPRAAKMNPPRYQDIRGRESALLTTPDGGALIRVIAGEIAGHTGPGSTHTPITIAHVTLQPGAELSLPWRPDFNALAYVLAGRGTVGTDRRPIHLGQLAVHGPGDALRVTADPKQDGNTPALELYLMGGQPIREPVAHYGPFVMNTRDELIQAFEDFQAGRLGVIPAGRLPHTGGQGGRP from the coding sequence ATGCCCGCCATCACCGTCGACGACGTCCTCGTCCTGCCCCGCCTGCCGCAGCTGGACGAGTCCACCACCTTCCGCCCGGTCCGCCGGCTGACCACCGCCCCGAGCGGCTACGAGGGCGAGGGCTTCCCGGTCCGCCGGGCCTTCGCCGGCGTCCCGCTGACCGAACTCGACCCGTTCATCCACCTCGACCAGATGGGCGAGGTCGACTACGCCCCGGGTGAGCCGAAGGGCACCGCCTGGCACCCGCACCGCGGCTTCGAGACGGTGACCTACATGATCGACGGGATCATGGACCACCAGGACTCGCAGGGCGGCGGCGGCACGATCACCGACGGCGACACCCAGTGGATGACGGCCGGCAGCGGCCTGCTGCACATCGAGGCGCCGCCGGAGCACCTGGTGATGAGCGGTGGCCTCTTCCACGGTCTCCAGCTCTGGGTCAACCTGCCCCGGGCGGCGAAGATGAACCCGCCGCGCTACCAGGACATCCGCGGCCGGGAGTCGGCGCTGCTGACCACGCCCGACGGCGGCGCGCTGATCCGGGTGATCGCCGGGGAGATCGCCGGGCACACGGGGCCCGGCTCGACCCACACCCCGATCACCATCGCCCACGTGACGCTCCAGCCCGGCGCGGAGCTGAGCCTGCCCTGGCGGCCGGACTTCAACGCGCTGGCCTACGTGCTGGCCGGCCGGGGCACGGTGGGCACCGACCGGCGCCCGATCCACCTCGGCCAGCTCGCCGTGCACGGTCCGGGCGACGCGCTGCGGGTCACCGCCGACCCGAAGCAGGACGGCAACACCCCGGCGCTGGAGCTCTACCTCATGGGCGGGCAGCCGATCCGGGAGCCGGTGGCGCACTACGGCCCGTTCGTGATGAACACCCGGGACGAGCTGATCCAGGCGTTCGAGGACTTCCAGGCCGGCCGGCTCGGCGTGATCCCGGCCGGCCGGCTCCCGCACACCGGCGGGCAGGGCGGCCGCCCCTGA
- a CDS encoding PP2C family protein-serine/threonine phosphatase, with protein MTLKLRSVGASDRGLIRSGNQDAQHAGSWLVAVADGMGGMAAGDLASQIAIDAVAPLDVETPEDALVAALQGGIELATAGIRQAVAEDPERQGMGTTLTALLFARTGSCLALAHVGDSRAYLFREGVLKQVTRDDTFVQMLVDQGVITAEQASSHPRRAVVTQALQGDEVNPAYATMVPRAGDRWLLCSDGLSNVVRADTLAEVLAGYADREACAAKLIDLALRAGGPDNVTVVIADVVDE; from the coding sequence ATGACCCTGAAGCTTCGTTCCGTGGGGGCGAGCGACCGTGGGCTGATCCGCAGCGGTAACCAGGACGCCCAGCACGCCGGGAGCTGGCTGGTCGCCGTTGCGGACGGCATGGGCGGCATGGCAGCCGGCGACCTGGCCAGTCAGATCGCGATCGACGCGGTCGCCCCGCTGGACGTGGAGACCCCCGAGGACGCGTTGGTCGCCGCCCTGCAGGGCGGCATCGAGCTGGCCACCGCAGGGATCCGGCAGGCCGTCGCTGAGGATCCGGAACGCCAGGGCATGGGCACCACCCTGACCGCGCTGCTCTTCGCCCGCACCGGCAGCTGCCTGGCCCTGGCCCACGTCGGTGACTCCCGGGCGTACCTGTTCCGCGAGGGCGTGCTGAAGCAGGTCACCCGCGACGACACCTTCGTGCAGATGCTGGTCGACCAGGGCGTGATCACCGCCGAGCAGGCGAGCAGCCACCCCCGGCGGGCCGTGGTGACCCAGGCGTTGCAGGGCGACGAGGTCAATCCGGCGTACGCGACGATGGTGCCCCGGGCCGGCGACCGCTGGCTGCTGTGCAGCGACGGCCTCTCGAACGTCGTCCGCGCGGACACCCTCGCCGAGGTGCTCGCCGGGTACGCCGACCGGGAGGCGTGCGCGGCGAAGCTGATCGACCTGGCGCTGCGGGCCGGCGGCCCGGACAACGTGACCGTGGTGATCGCCGACGTCGTCGACGAGTAG
- a CDS encoding Scr1 family TA system antitoxin-like transcriptional regulator produces MAEAGETAESLAERVGVDPKTAARWVTPGRVPHPRHRAAVSKALGREVGELWPEVVRRREPAWFRPWAEVEEEASALRSFQPSVLPGLLQTEEYAHAVLSSGPLADDEVEGYVAARLARQAAVFDRPRPPLTIFVIDEAALRRGEPEIMQPQLDHLVAMAQRPRVLLHVLPLRAGFHPGQAGPFVIATVDDGDDVAYLDDQAAGRTTKDVAPLWQVWDTLRSIALPRDQTIQLLKARPWLT; encoded by the coding sequence ATGGCCGAGGCGGGCGAGACGGCGGAGTCCCTCGCCGAACGGGTCGGGGTCGACCCGAAGACGGCCGCCCGCTGGGTGACGCCGGGGCGGGTGCCGCACCCCCGGCACCGGGCGGCGGTGTCGAAGGCGCTCGGCCGCGAGGTCGGCGAGCTGTGGCCGGAGGTCGTCCGCCGCCGCGAGCCGGCCTGGTTCCGGCCGTGGGCCGAGGTGGAGGAGGAGGCCAGCGCGCTCCGCTCGTTCCAGCCGTCCGTGCTGCCCGGCCTGCTCCAGACCGAGGAGTACGCGCACGCGGTGCTGAGCAGCGGCCCCCTCGCGGACGACGAGGTGGAGGGCTACGTGGCCGCCCGGCTCGCCCGGCAGGCGGCCGTCTTCGACCGGCCCCGACCGCCGCTCACCATCTTCGTGATCGACGAGGCCGCCCTGCGCCGGGGCGAGCCGGAGATCATGCAGCCGCAGCTCGACCACCTGGTCGCGATGGCGCAGCGGCCCCGGGTGCTGCTGCACGTGCTCCCGCTGCGCGCCGGCTTCCACCCCGGGCAGGCCGGCCCGTTCGTCATCGCCACCGTCGACGACGGCGACGACGTGGCCTACCTGGACGATCAGGCGGCCGGGCGGACGACAAAGGACGTTGCCCCCCTGTGGCAGGTCTGGGACACTCTGAGGTCGATCGCGCTGCCGCGCGACCAGACGATCCAACTCCTGAAGGCGCGACCATGGCTGACCTGA
- a CDS encoding general stress protein produces MTRSSTPWRPGTPGGDNLPSGPGGRPAPPSEDGHGPQTGPPTVTIGSYPDYPSAQRVVDYLADNRFPVERASIIGTDLTLVETVMGRMTTGRAALVGAGAGAWFGLFVGLLFGIFTAGNWVAVIVIGLVIGAIWGAVFGAVVHAMTGGQRDFTSSSSLRANQYAVTVEADLADQARQLLGRMHLTPTGTIAR; encoded by the coding sequence ATGACCAGATCCTCGACGCCCTGGCGACCCGGGACGCCCGGCGGCGACAACCTCCCGTCCGGTCCGGGCGGTCGTCCGGCCCCGCCGAGCGAGGACGGACACGGGCCCCAGACCGGCCCGCCGACCGTCACGATCGGGTCGTATCCGGACTATCCGTCCGCCCAGCGCGTGGTCGACTACCTGGCCGACAACCGGTTCCCGGTGGAGCGGGCGTCGATCATCGGCACCGACCTCACCCTGGTCGAAACGGTGATGGGCCGGATGACCACCGGCCGGGCGGCGCTGGTGGGCGCGGGCGCCGGTGCCTGGTTCGGGCTCTTCGTCGGGTTGCTCTTCGGCATCTTCACCGCGGGCAACTGGGTCGCGGTGATCGTGATCGGGCTGGTGATCGGCGCCATCTGGGGTGCCGTCTTCGGCGCGGTGGTCCACGCGATGACCGGCGGCCAGCGGGACTTCACCTCGTCCAGTTCCCTGCGGGCCAACCAGTACGCGGTGACCGTGGAGGCCGACCTGGCCGACCAGGCCCGCCAACTGCTCGGGCGGATGCATCTGACGCCGACCGGCACGATCGCCCGCTGA